TTTCACTGCAAACGCGGCCTTGATCTTCCATAAAATGGCTCTCATTTCTAGGTTTCGTCCCATTGAGCGGCAGCCGGAGCAACTTCATGATGCCAGTTGGTTCGCGACGAATGGTTTCGAAGTCCAGGAGATGGTCGAACCGTTCTGTTTCGAAGGAGCCGGCGATGCGCTGTTCTGCGGAGATACTCTTTGGGCCGGTTACCGCATGCGGAGCGACGCGTTGGCCCAACAAGCGATCGGAAAAGCGTTGGGTGTGCAAGTGATTCCGCTTGAGCTCGTTGACCCTTATTACTATCACTTGGATACCTGCTTTTGTCCGCTCTCGCCGGACACGGCCATGTACTACCCGGCTGCCTTCGATGACTACGGCCGACGCGTGCTGCGTCAGTCTATTGATCATTTGATCGAAATTGAGGAGCAGGAAGCGCGCCATTTTGCGGCAAATGCCGTGGTGGTGGGCAACACCGTCGTGACGAATGTTGGCTGCCCCAGTTTGCACCTTTCGCTGAAACAGACGGGTTTTTCGCCAGTCGATACACCGCTCAGCGAGTTTGTCAAAGCTGGTGGTAGCGCGAAGTGTCTGACCTTGCGACTCGATGGAGAGGAGGCGGCGACGTGGGAATAAAGCACGGAACGAGCCTCTTGCTCAACAGCGAATCGCGATCTGATAGGTTGCCAAGGCTGCCACATAGGCGAGCGTCGTCATGTAGCCGAACTGAAATAGTGCCCAAGACCAGGAACCCGTTTCGCGTCGAGTGACAACTTGAGTGGGTAGGCACTGCATGGCCAAAACGTAAAAGACCAGTAAACTGAGGCAGGTTGCTTGAGAATAAACGGGTGTGCCATCTGAATGTTTCTGCTCGCGAAGCGTTTCCGTTAAGCGATCTTCGTCTTCGGCGTTATCTTCACCGATGCCGTAGATGATCGCCAGCGTTGAAACAATCACTTCACGGGCGGCAAAGGAACTAACCACTCCCACATTGATTTTCCAGTCGAAGCCCAGAGGTCGGAAAATGGGTTCGACGCCCTGTCCGATTCGACCTGCCCAGGAATATGCCAGTTGTTGTTGAGCTAACTGTTGCTCCGATTCTTCTGAAGAAAGATTGGCAAATCGCGTCATCCCCTGCCCCGGTTCATTGATTTCTGAACTCGATGCCGGAACCGCTGTCGGTAATTTTGGGTAGGTCACTAGGACCCAAAGAATGACCGAAATGAGCAGGATGATGGTGCCGGCTCGCCGAATAAAAATCATTGATCGATCAAGCACGGTTGTTAAAGCGTTGCGAAAGCTCGGTCGGCGGTAGGGAGGTAATTCCAAGACCAGCGGTGCGGTCTCGCCCCGTAGGATTGTTTGTTTCAAGCAGAAGGCGGTCAAAAGGGCGGCCGCGAGACCTAATAAGTAGGCACCTAGAAAAACAGCCGCCGCCTTCGCCGTTGATTCCGCAAATAGTAACGATGCGACCATCCCGTAAACCGGTAAGCGGGCGGAGCAGGTAAGCAATGGCAAGACGAGTATCGTAACTAATCGGTCTCGCCAGTTGTCGATCACACGAGCCGCCATTATGCCCGGAATGGCACAAGCATGGGCTGAAAGCATCGGCACAAAAGCTTTGCCGGGTAATCCAGCGAATCGCATGATTCGCTCCATCACAAATGCTGCCCGGGCCATGTAGCCACTGTCTTCCAGCAACGCGATGAAGAAAAATAGGATGCAAATCTGCGGTAGAAATACCAAGACACCGCCAACGCCTCCGACGATCCCGTCAATGATCAGACTGCGGAAATCTTCGGTTGACAGCAAGGAGACCAGCCCGGCTCCAATGGCGATACTGCCGCCAGTCAG
The DNA window shown above is from Pirellulaceae bacterium and carries:
- a CDS encoding arginine deiminase-related protein, which encodes MAEILMCPPDYFGIEYEINPWMDCDRSADRDLAVSQWEQLKCTLVAAGATIQEMTPVAGLPDLVFTANAALIFHKMALISRFRPIERQPEQLHDASWFATNGFEVQEMVEPFCFEGAGDALFCGDTLWAGYRMRSDALAQQAIGKALGVQVIPLELVDPYYYHLDTCFCPLSPDTAMYYPAAFDDYGRRVLRQSIDHLIEIEEQEARHFAANAVVVGNTVVTNVGCPSLHLSLKQTGFSPVDTPLSEFVKAGGSAKCLTLRLDGEEAATWE
- a CDS encoding ferrous iron transporter B, translated to MNSSSASVHRQDTISKQTKRIALVGNPNAGKTTLFNALTGLRAKTANYPGITVDVRRGTIKIGQTRVELIDLPGLYSLDSLTPEEEVASAVLSGTASNEPQPDAILLVVDSTNIERNLFLASEVLELAHPTVVALSLHDAATSAGISIDIDSLAERLNCPVVPVSSRTGEGLDQLRMLLTSLVGDLNDLTIQDQTSCTEGCSGCTFAARYDWAETIATQTVQTPETHGQLTERIDRWLTRPIVGVCAFLAVMLSVFYLIFSLADVPMTLIEEGFGQIAQLIDRILPTTPNVSLQRKAIIFSIAAAILGLALRLSRRRLNWLTGGSIAIGAGLVSLLSTEDFRSLIIDGIVGGVGGVLVFLPQICILFFFIALLEDSGYMARAAFVMERIMRFAGLPGKAFVPMLSAHACAIPGIMAARVIDNWRDRLVTILVLPLLTCSARLPVYGMVASLLFAESTAKAAAVFLGAYLLGLAAALLTAFCLKQTILRGETAPLVLELPPYRRPSFRNALTTVLDRSMIFIRRAGTIILLISVILWVLVTYPKLPTAVPASSSEINEPGQGMTRFANLSSEESEQQLAQQQLAYSWAGRIGQGVEPIFRPLGFDWKINVGVVSSFAAREVIVSTLAIIYGIGEDNAEDEDRLTETLREQKHSDGTPVYSQATCLSLLVFYVLAMQCLPTQVVTRRETGSWSWALFQFGYMTTLAYVAALATYQIAIRC